The genome window CTTAGATggagaaaataagacaaaagatAACTCAATTTACTGTACTGAGGCTGTTACCTTTGATCACAGGGACTCCATCTCTATCTGTTACCACTATTGCATGGAGGCCTTCAACACTGAAGTTATGGGAGAATAATTAACCCGTATGAAAACAATATTTGTGCCATTCTAGCATAACGGTTCACATTAATGCTTCGTTCATTACATCTCACATAATACATAATGATACAGTAGTCAAATAAGAATGAAGGTTTTACCGTAAACAATGATAAATCTGCTTACCTTGGCAGTTGTTTATACAAATAACTCCTCAGGTTCTGTGATAATTGAATCAAACATGTCAAGCCATTTGAATGATATTCAACATTTCAGCAAATGCATCGCAAACGTCAGATAAGATGCTATACTCACATCTGCCATATTCATTAACTAGGCTATGTAGTTTTCTGTAGCCTGAAACAAAATGTGTAAAGACATTACATGAAATTATTAGAAATTCTGAGACTCTTGGAGTCTCATTGTCAAGCAGTCATTTCTATCTAGGTACTAACGTTTCAAACGTTAACGTACATCACGGTTACATTTAGCTAACGTAAAAACAGTTTTAAAGGATATTATATCTTAACAGAACACTTAATTCGTTACCTTTAATGTTGCCCGATTTTATGAAAAGTTCTCGATCCAAGTGCGTTTCTCACATCACATGACTGACAACACAATCCTTTCCGCTTACGCAATATCCGTTAACACGTCACTTCCAGTAAGAGTTCGTGTATAGGCCCTCTAGTGGCTTTTATGTTTACATATCGGTTtatcttttaatttaatttaattgatgtgGGGGGTTTTATGTGAGCTTTGGGAGCAGGCTTTAATCTTGGAATTATATCCTTTTATTGGTACTTTTTCTATACTTACAGTTTATTTTAGTCCATATAAAACGAACTTAAAATCTTTGGTTTCATTTTAAGCTATGTTTATTATATatgtttatcatttattattcttgtgtaaagcactttgaattaccaatACCACTATGAAATGcgatttaaaggaattgttcacccaaaaaatgtattctctcataatttactcattctcaaACCATCCCAgtataatttctttcttctgcagaacacaaacaaagatttttagaagaatatcttagctatGTATGTCCTTTTCATGCAAGTaaatggtaaccagaactttgaagctccataaattacataaaggtagcataaaagtaatccgtaaaactccagtggttaaatccatatcttttgaagcgatatgataagtgtgggtgagaaacgccCAAACActtttgaaagttaaagtggagatttatagtaaaaaaggacttagctaaatatgaatctgtttctcacccacacttatcatatcgcttcttaaAACAGATTTAACGGTACGGTACACCATTTAATTGCATGGAAAgggcatacagagctgaaatattcttctaaaaatctttgtgtgttcagcagaagaaagaaagtcacactaaaactgggatggcatgagggtgagtaaattatgtaaattatgaatttcatttttaggtgaactatacctttaagccatTTAATTCAAAAGTGACGTAATTGAATTCTTTAAATCTGAAAATGTTAAAGGCTTACTaaagttatttttgcatgttaaGCTGGgacatgagaaagtattttaacactgaaaatgtacTTACTTTATCCTTCATCCATTCATACATACTTTAGATGGTGCTAGAAAATTCAGGTGTGTTTGACCTCATGCACGTTTTACAAATAATCCTGGGGCCTGAAAATACTTTCAACCATTTGTAGCTATATGTTTAAACAACAGAATTGTGTTTAGTTATGTATTACTTGTTGTCTTTAATGTGAACTTATAACTTGTACTCACTGTTCCAAGAAAGATTTTCTTATGATTGGAATTAAAAGCCTTCATGTGTGGATTAGTACTGAAACAATGGTTTCTTTGGTCCTAATCAGAGAATTTTAATCCAGCCCATTGCTTTTCCAGCCTTTCATTCACGCACACTTTCCTGATCTCCTCTTTCACGAGGTAGAACAAAGGGAGTCTGGACCTAAAATTCTTTCcacttgcttgttttgtttttaacagaTGTGATTGTTAGACAGAATTTAAATCTGAGCGGTGTGTAAATGACTATGTGTGACAAAGCGATGGCATCTGGAATTTTGAGTTCTTCAACTGAGACTGTTCCCTATGGTGAAAAGAGTGCTTTCtcacaaacagaacacaatgttgtCGCTGTATACCTCATCACAGCAGGTAAAGTACATGTTTTTGTGTGGTTTTTGTACTGTGTATAATTGATTTTAGAGTTACaaattggcagacacttttaacaGTTTTAAGTTCTTGAGGTACCGAAAGTTTGCAATTAACTTGTATCATCTCATTATGTAAGAGTTTAGTACTATAAAAGCCAAGCTATATTTGCTCTTGCAGCAATTCGCTTACTTTTGTGGCCTAAAGGGTCAGATTCTGCTGCAATGTTTTCAAGCATTCcttgaaattgacatttacagATTCAGCCAAGCGTGGAAAGGTAACCACCAGGGGGAGTTTGTCAAAAAAGGGAAACTGCAAACGTGAAATGTTTTCATAGGACATGACATATGTGTGACACTCTGTGTAGGTCCACAGATGTATTAACCaccctctccctgtctgtttgtctctcttgTGGCAGGAGTGATCAGTCTGTCTAGTAATATTGTGGTGCTGCTGATGTTTGTGAAGTTCAGGGAGTTGcgtaatgccacaaatgctatcattATTAATCTGGCCTTCACTGACGTTGGTGTGGCCGGTATAGGTTACCCAATGTCAGCAGCCTCAGACCTGCACGGGAGCTGGAAATTCGGCTACACAGGCTGCCAGGTGCGAACTTCCTACTTCATTTTCAACCAGACACACAACTATAAATGAGTGAatattaagagaaaaaaaaaaaaaaatgctgaagtCAGATTTCACCCCGGAATcaaaaagaaagtaagaaagaaaaaGACTAAGAACTTATATTTCGCATAAAGAACTTCACGTTTATTATAAGGACCAGTAAGATGTCTTGGATTGTGACAATTTCATGAGCACCCCTCAAATTCTTCTGTAATGTGTCAGCATGTTTATTCTTTGGGTTAAACAGTGATtttaaaattaaacagtaaacgTAGTACAACAAACACtactataatgtataaatactttacaaactaccttacaattactttttttgattacactaatgagaatttgggAGGAAAacgtgcttaaagggatagttcatccaaaaatgaaaatcaataaTTTAGTCACCATCAtaccatctaagatgtgtatgactatcttatttctgcagaacacaaacaaaggtttttagaagagcatctcagctctgtaggtccattcattgcatttaaatggtgaccagaactttgaagctatcAAAGcacataaaaagtaattttatgtcctcacaatgcaagtgaatgggtaccaaaattttaagCTAAAAGAAtacgcagcataaaagttatccaaacgactccagtggtttaaaaaaaatcttaaaaagcaGTATGATAAGATAAACAGATATCTTATCGCTTCTTAAGTCGTATGcataacttttatgctgcgtaTTTTTTAGCTTAAAATTTTGgtagccattcacttgcattgtgaggacatacaaagctgggatatttttctaaaaatatcatacacatctaaaattgcacaagggtgagtaaatgatgaaagaatgtacatttttgcgtGAGCTATCCTTTTAATTGTCCTAAATATAATGTTATGTTTCATAGTTCATAAACTAAtgttatatatacaatatacaacttattttttttattaagttttactATATGTTTGGGGGGGCAAATGTAATATTTGAGCAATCTACCATGGAAAATCCACATATCAGTAGAGTATTATGAatatgtctatggtggttatggcCTTGTCAAAGAATATAAGTTAAGTAAAAGAACTCAGGGTAGCTCCCTCTAGGGGGTGCTACAAATACATAAGAACTGTAcagcatacagtatgtgtttagTGTCGATGTGATTTAGTGTAGACTGACATGTTATGCTATTTTTCACTCATTGCCAGATGCCTCTTTCCTAGATCTATGCTGCTCTAAATATATTCTTTGGAATGGCGAGTATTGGCTTGCTCACCGTGGTTGCCATTGACAGATATCTTACCATATGTAGACCTGACATAGGTATGAATATACTATACATCTGTCTGAATGTAATATGAACTAATAAGGTCTGTCATGGTCTCACTGAAAGGTTATGGTGGAATACTCTTTAATTTGTGGTATACTATTTCTTCAAAGGAGCTCTTTTTTCCATGTGCATTTGTTACAGTGCAGAAGCTGACAACATTGTCATACACACTTTTAATTGTGACTGCTTGGCTGAATGCAGTGTTTTGGTCATCCATGCCAATCGTTGGTTGGGCAGGATATGCCCCTGACCCCACAGGCGCCACCTGCACCATTAACTGGAGGAACAATGACACGTGAGTGAAGAGTTGAgctaaaaaatgacaattcaagTAATTCAGAccagttttatttgtttactactctgttttattaatttacaacTCTGTAAACCTTTCCTTCACATGATCACCTTTAATGTATGAGGTGTCACCTTGTATCACAACGTCATGCTAATATATAAGTGAGGATGAAGGTAACAAGGGAATACAAGAAAGACTAATCATGTTTATTTTAGATCTTTCGTGTCCTACACAATGGCTGTGATCACGGTCAACTTCATCATTCCCCTGTTGGTCATGTTCTACTGTTACTACAATGTCTCAGTAACTGTGAAGAGGTACAAATCCAATAACTGCCTAGAGAGCATCAACATGGATTGGTCTGACCAGATGGATGTGACTAAGGCAAGCAGCACTTTTTGATACTTTAATCACATGAGAACATGTCTAGGTCACATTTTACCACAAATTCAAAaggaaaaacacaattttaatttatttttacttagaCTTTTcacaatgtaatataataattatcctttttatttaaacaaatgagCAATACAAACCATgatgataaataatttaaataataaataacttttgaaaatatatatatatatttctcctttCTTATTATATTAGaataaatgtttgcattacagtaatgagaatttataaaaatacatatgaTGCCAAGAACATGTATGGTACAAAGTAGGTTTAATTtcttttaagaacatttttatttaataattatttgatttttgACATATTGTCATATGACCCAGACATAAACCCTTGactggttttgtgagattcacccatgtaCTCATTGTACTTTCTGGTTTCCAAGTATTAGTTTTTGAATGCCAATTTATTTCCCCCTTTTTTAGATGTCCATTATAATGATAGTGATGTTCCTGGTTGCCTGGTCTCCATATTCCATTGTGTGTTTGTGGGCATCATTCGGTGACCCCAAAATGATCCCAGCTCCAATGGCCATAATTGCCCCACTCTTCGCCAAGTCCTCCACTTTTTACAATCCTTGCATCTATGTCATTGCCAACAAGAAGTAAGACCTCAATGTATTGCATCTCTATTGTGATATATAAAACTTATTTCTTTCCTTACTAGTTATTTGAATTTGTTGATTGCTGCAGATTCAGAAGAGCAATCATTGGAATGTTACGATGTCAGACACGACAACGCGTTACTATTAGCAGCCAGGTTCCAATGACAGGCTCTTCTTTACCTCTCAACCCCTAAATGTGGAATGGAGCGGATATTCATCAAGCATGGCCACTATCCAGCGCTGGACGCTATCATACACCATTAACACCACTAGGGCATTGTTACTTTGCAGTCATTTGTGATACTGTTCCATGATTAAATATCCATCTTGCAAACCATTGACTACATTTGACGGTATACTGTTAGTTTAGTTGTTTATTTCCATGGTACTCCCTGCAAATCAGAGGTAATTCCAAATTTTTACATAGAGTTTACAGTGCAACTTCTTATGTTATTGACATGGCATTATTTTCAGAATGGTTCTTGCTGCTGTGTGTACTTTATATGTTTTCAATTGAATACTGTTCCACCATGATTTCTATGTCTTTTAATTTTCTAAGAACAAAGttttaagcacattttgtttTACGCACTTCAGGATATGTGTACACAGTGTTTAAATCACAGAATttagaacatttattttacatttacacattttacaaaaatgaatATGCTATATTTATCTTgcaacacatacaaatacaatatATTGCAACATTACATAAACAATGTACAGAGCCTAAAGATCAATAATGCTTAGTCTCAATTCATTTAATGAATGGCAACATGGCAACAGAATCCAAGactactttattattttaatttaagacTCTTTAGCTTAGGATTTGTTTTCAAGATGCCCCGAGCAATTCATTGACTTTCTGAAACATTTAACCAAATCTGGGTGATGTATAAAGGGGTGGTGGGTTGAATTTCTCTGACAGCACTAAGAAACATTGCTCTCCAGCCAGAAGCGGATCTCATCCATGTTCCGTTCCATCCACTCAATATTGTTCCTCACTGTTTCTAAAGCCTGTTTCCTTGACATCTCACCTGCTCCTGCATTCGGGTTCAGGGCAAAAAAGTGCTCCATCTAAAAAGAGATTAACTTGTGAGGCCTTTTCATAATTTAAACCTATGTTATCAGAAATTGAATAAGTGATTAACTGCCAAATCAATGTTAACCATGACAAAACATTTTCTAGACTATAGTATTGGTAGCAGTACAATACTAAACTGAGGCTATGTTCAGAACAGCATACTACAGCTCATAATATTTCTGCAGTATACAGTATCGATGTATATTctgcacagtatgcacattttctgtatgcatagaaAACAAAGATAGCCTATTATTGCCAAAATGTGCAACATACACTATACATTGCAATGCGATCAACTAGACCTTCCATTTTCAGTGTGATGAAGGCACTAATTATTGCaaagatatttattttgactcgtgACATTTAGTAATTAAGTAATGACATTAcccaaaaattgtattaaaattgtaataaataaataaccacaacaacaacTTCTACAGTATTTAGAAGATGATAATTGGACAACAATCTAGCATATAACTGTTTGGAAGCGTTTGGAATATTcctactgtttcacatactattttataaaaatagtaggcagtatacagtgCATACTGCTcagtattcagtaagtagtaatccaggtaacactacaataatgttgttttttattaatatagtTTACTACGTTAGTTAACATGAACGAACAGAacttatacattttgtttaatgttcatttcaacatatactattaatgtttttacatttacctTAACATTAATATTATACTGTGTATATAATTAACGCGTTAACACAAAATTTGTTTAAAGCCATTAACGTGTAGTATGACCATTGGAATTAACCGTAGTTCATGAGAAGCGAGTCAATTCTTGCAAATGCcactaatgtcacatgcattgccATCGGGAAAACAGAtggtgggagacattatgctgaGACCTGCATcaagcattttatcaatgtagAACATGCCCGTGATAGAGCTCCTAACATTGCAACcattgttgggtaagttactctaaaaaggtAATTAATTTCAAACTACTAATTTCATATTAtatagtgtaattagattactgtactaattactctgtctgaaaagtaattgcattacttattactaattactttcttaaaccctgatcaacctcgaccagatgaaaaatacaaggatagacatgaaattgttcttttaattctttcaaataaatcaaatacgttattaatgaactggccaaagaatttaagggagcagcgttaaattagagaacatatattttaacattagatgttaaatttcgatttaaattcactattgttttatatagaatttttctagagtctatacagtatttaacgcaattacatcagaagtaactgtaattaaatcacagaaaattaagagtaatcccttacttaaattttttatgaaaaagtaatttaattacagtaattaattacttagtaatgcattacacccaacactgattgtaACATCATTGTAGTGTCAAGACAGCTGCCATTTGAACACCTGCCTTTCACTGCGAGGAGCGGCGCAAGGCAAAGGTTGAGGAGTGATACACATGCATTCACTAATGTTAACGagtagaaccttattgtaaagtgtaaccacaatctagtattccattctgagcATACTCTAAATCCAGCCTAAAATAACTTAATATAATTTAACtctataatttatttaatcaattatcTGACATTTTTCAACACTTTAGGTGTGCATCACCTTCCACAGCTGCAGCTTTGAGTTGTATGTACTTGTAATTCTGGAGGGCAGACGGCCCAAATTCCTGTCATTGATAGTGTATCTAGAACAGACATGAGATCattcagaacatttctttaacAGTAAACAGTAAAAAGTGGTTTAATCACCTAATCGCAACTGATGATAAATCAACTGACCTGTTCACTAGGTAATCCCAGTTGAGAGTGACCCAATCCCAGGCCATGGTTTTACCATATTTGTTTCGGGACACATATTGCACTAGAGTGAAAACATCTTGACTCCTCACAATGCTCTCATTTTTAGTGGCCTCAAGCAACCTGTAATAAAAGAAAGATTTGCCATTTGAACAGACTAACAATAATTATACAACATGCGATTAGTATAGAAATGACAGCCTTAAGTATTCCAAGGgaaaaaagaatgtcataaaAATTTGGAACAACACCGAGGGggagaaaataacaaaatcattaacatttttgtgtgaactcccTTTAATGCAGCCTCAGCATTTTTTCTAACATTAATACAGCTTGTTTGAGAAGAGGGAAGTTACCTATTAAGGAGAGTGATATCCTCTACAGATGCCAGGCCGTAGAGCAGCTTGTCTTTCTCCTGTGCAAGAGTAGCAGAGAGATACCTCTGGAACATGATTTCCCATCTCCTTGACAATTGCGAGTTCTTCATTCCATAACGGTACACCAGCAACCTCAAGTTGACAGCAACACTGCTGCTCTCCCCAGTCAGACAAATAGCCTCTTTTCATATATAAACTCTTGAGTGGACTTCTTTTGATATATACAAGTTCATGTATGAATGTGCTTACCTTATTGTTCCATTAATCCATTTATCGAAAATTTCAGAGGCTTGGTTCAGAGCCTCCTGATCACCCATCTGACATGCAATGCCCAAAACAGTCTCTCTCAGCAGCCTGCAAAGAAAACACAGACTTCAGTTTGTTTGGTTGCACATCTTCGTGAGAACACGCgcacacatgtgtggacattgtattttggctttgctatgtgcaacgcataatttaaattaatttaaaccaacagTTCAGTAGACTCTATAAAGTGTTAAACGTTTGACGCACAGagacatgtgacaaaacaacatgacacacagagtttgtctttgggagaaaagtcaacaaagcatttcaaactgttctgagacctgtacagacagacagcatactgtcattccaaacttcctatcaatagttcagtttcaggctgcagatgatgtctgaaccactcaacatgttttgcagacatgggacaatggtaatcagtagaaagattcagaatttatcatgttgtggcagggcggagggcggggccgggtcgtgatcatcgtgacacccggtcccgtattaggctaatcaagcctctgaggtataaaggtcgactgcagagggtcgagcgggagagagagatcgtttacggacatgtccgtaatgtgtgtgtgtttatgttgtcttttaagtttactattaaaatatgattaacatcgtcaagccggttctcgcctcctcctttccattggtcCCTTTACacaagtataattttattttaacatggttggcagtgattggaagatgctggccattactttgaatcagaattaattatgctaatttataaccaacactcctggaaacataataaacagtttgatttaaaaaacaaaaaacttggtattatttaacatttcacaattaGGTC of Xyrauchen texanus isolate HMW12.3.18 chromosome 20, RBS_HiC_50CHRs, whole genome shotgun sequence contains these proteins:
- the rrh gene encoding visual pigment-like receptor peropsin codes for the protein MTMCDKAMASGILSSSTETVPYGEKSAFSQTEHNVVAVYLITAGVISLSSNIVVLLMFVKFRELRNATNAIIINLAFTDVGVAGIGYPMSAASDLHGSWKFGYTGCQIYAALNIFFGMASIGLLTVVAIDRYLTICRPDIVQKLTTLSYTLLIVTAWLNAVFWSSMPIVGWAGYAPDPTGATCTINWRNNDTSFVSYTMAVITVNFIIPLLVMFYCYYNVSVTVKRYKSNNCLESINMDWSDQMDVTKMSIIMIVMFLVAWSPYSIVCLWASFGDPKMIPAPMAIIAPLFAKSSTFYNPCIYVIANKKFRRAIIGMLRCQTRQRVTISSQVPMTGSSLPLNP